From the genome of Candidatus Methylopumilus turicensis, one region includes:
- a CDS encoding CDGSH iron-sulfur domain-containing protein translates to MQAANPQNSAYAVEVEAGKSYYWCSCGKSKTQPFCDGSHQGTAFTPVAYKATENKTAYFCGCKKTVNQPMCDGSHSK, encoded by the coding sequence ATGCAAGCAGCAAACCCACAAAACTCAGCTTATGCAGTAGAGGTTGAAGCTGGAAAAAGCTATTACTGGTGCTCTTGCGGTAAAAGTAAGACACAGCCTTTTTGCGATGGCTCGCATCAAGGTACTGCTTTTACGCCAGTAGCATATAAAGCAACAGAAAACAAAACAGCTTATTTCTGTGGATGTAAAAAGACGGTAAATCAGCCTATGTGTGACGGTAGTCACAGCAAGTAA
- a CDS encoding YceI family protein — MKSELLAALLVTFGLSVNATAAPETYIIDSKHTMPRFSYSHFGYSTQLSKFDKTSGKIVFDKETKQGSVDVTIQTTSVNTGYALFNEHIQSEDFFNTAKYPTATFTSNKLNFNGDKLSSMDGTLTIKGISKPVTFTVTSFLCMPHPMAKKDACGVNATAVVKRSDFNMGKHVPYVSDDVTIDIPVEAIKE; from the coding sequence ATGAAATCGGAATTATTAGCAGCACTATTAGTCACATTTGGGTTAAGTGTGAATGCAACAGCCGCGCCTGAAACTTATATAATCGATAGTAAACATACGATGCCGAGATTTTCATACAGCCATTTTGGATACTCAACGCAATTAAGCAAGTTCGATAAAACTTCAGGCAAGATTGTTTTTGATAAAGAAACAAAGCAAGGCTCTGTAGATGTGACGATTCAAACCACTTCCGTGAATACTGGTTACGCTCTCTTTAACGAGCATATTCAATCAGAAGACTTCTTCAATACTGCAAAATATCCAACGGCGACATTTACATCAAACAAGCTCAACTTTAATGGCGATAAGCTCTCATCTATGGATGGCACGCTGACGATCAAAGGCATTAGTAAGCCTGTTACTTTCACTGTGACTTCATTCCTTTGCATGCCGCATCCAATGGCTAAGAAGGATGCTTGTGGAGTAAACGCAACAGCCGTGGTTAAGCGCAGTGATTTTAATATGGGCAAGCATGTGCCATATGTCAGCGATGATGTGACAATCGACATTCCTGTTGAAGCCATTAAAGAGTAA
- a CDS encoding MarR family winged helix-turn-helix transcriptional regulator yields MNFLPVLRELALAYQSFERYSAPDIKVMGLTHTQFDIIATLGNQPHMTCKQLGEKTLVTKGTLTGVLERLEMKGILERKLNPEDARSQMIGLTKDGQQLFEKVFPHHVAHLEKAFGKLSVDEMTEIQGSLKKLRAIF; encoded by the coding sequence ATGAACTTCTTACCTGTTTTGAGAGAGTTGGCGTTAGCGTATCAATCATTCGAGCGATATTCAGCGCCAGATATAAAGGTGATGGGTTTAACGCATACACAATTCGACATTATTGCGACTTTAGGAAACCAGCCTCACATGACGTGTAAGCAGTTAGGGGAGAAAACATTGGTTACAAAAGGCACTTTGACTGGCGTCCTTGAGCGCCTTGAGATGAAAGGCATCCTCGAAAGGAAGCTTAATCCCGAGGATGCCCGTAGTCAGATGATTGGATTAACAAAAGACGGTCAGCAATTATTTGAAAAAGTATTTCCGCACCATGTAGCGCATTTGGAAAAGGCTTTTGGGAAGTTATCTGTAGATGAAATGACGGAGATACAAGGTTCATTGAAAAAGCTAAGAGCCATTTTCTAA
- a CDS encoding type II toxin-antitoxin system HicB family antitoxin: MSVLTYKTYIGSIEVSVEDECLHGKILFIDDLITYEANTVQEIQVAFESSVDRYLQYCQETGKSPNKPYSGTFNVRTGESIHKKAAEQAVMSGISLNEFVTKAIEDRINGVGYAEVKHTHFHNHYSASNDDFSERTMVASSAIQSSWGIMNATTH, encoded by the coding sequence ATGAGTGTTCTAACATATAAAACATATATAGGATCAATTGAGGTTAGCGTTGAAGATGAATGCTTGCATGGAAAAATTCTATTTATTGACGATCTAATTACTTATGAGGCGAATACAGTTCAAGAAATTCAGGTTGCTTTTGAGAGCTCTGTAGATAGATACTTACAGTATTGCCAAGAAACGGGAAAGTCTCCTAATAAGCCATATAGTGGGACTTTTAATGTAAGAACAGGCGAATCAATACATAAAAAAGCGGCTGAGCAAGCTGTAATGTCCGGCATTTCATTAAATGAGTTTGTTACTAAAGCTATAGAAGATCGTATAAATGGTGTTGGTTACGCTGAAGTTAAACATACACATTTTCATAATCATTATTCAGCGTCTAACGATGATTTTAGCGAAAGAACAATGGTTGCATCTTCAGCAATTCAGTCAAGTTGGGGGATAATGAATGCAACAACCCACTAA
- a CDS encoding HicA protein: protein MSKKQKRLKELFSSPPPRDFTWENLVAVMSSAGFSNHCDHGGSHYIFEHVNGYRVSMSKTHPGGILKAYQIKDAKEALIFVNEGPED from the coding sequence ATGTCAAAAAAACAGAAAAGACTAAAAGAGCTATTTTCAAGCCCGCCTCCGAGAGATTTCACTTGGGAGAATTTAGTTGCTGTGATGTCTTCAGCTGGATTTAGTAATCACTGTGACCATGGTGGATCACACTATATTTTTGAGCATGTGAATGGGTATAGAGTAAGCATGTCTAAAACTCACCCAGGCGGAATTCTAAAAGCGTATCAAATAAAAGATGCAAAAGAGGCTTTGATTTTTGTAAATGAAGGTCCAGAGGATTGA
- a CDS encoding DUF4113 domain-containing protein: MGSKHLYKRDYKYAKAGVSLGDLIPRNRAQLDMFASGQSTSRSTSLMSTIDLINSKMGRGSIKLASEGFARPWKMKQGNKSPNYSY; encoded by the coding sequence ATGGGCTCTAAACACCTCTACAAGCGCGACTACAAATACGCTAAGGCTGGAGTAAGCTTGGGCGACTTAATACCAAGAAATAGAGCGCAGTTAGATATGTTTGCGTCAGGGCAATCAACTAGTCGAAGTACAAGTCTCATGAGCACCATCGACCTAATAAACAGCAAGATGGGACGAGGGTCGATTAAGTTAGCTAGCGAGGGTTTTGCTAGGCCGTGGAAGATGAAGCAAGGTAACAAAAGCCCGAATTACAGCTACTAG
- a CDS encoding type II toxin-antitoxin system RelE/ParE family toxin translates to MAINVKEYIREDGTNPYKDWFDDLDTQAAVKITVVVARLELGNTSNIKWFDGIGEFVLDWGPGYRIYLAKDGEKLIILFGGGTKKKQQKDIDRAKELHTEYKARKKQK, encoded by the coding sequence ATGGCAATCAACGTTAAAGAATATATCCGAGAAGACGGAACCAATCCCTATAAAGACTGGTTTGATGACTTGGATACACAGGCAGCAGTTAAGATCACCGTAGTGGTGGCAAGACTGGAACTAGGCAACACTTCCAATATCAAATGGTTTGATGGGATTGGTGAGTTCGTCCTTGACTGGGGGCCTGGATATCGGATCTATCTAGCTAAAGATGGTGAAAAACTCATCATTTTATTTGGTGGCGGAACTAAGAAAAAACAACAAAAAGATATCGACCGAGCTAAAGAATTACACACTGAATACAAAGCCAGAAAAAAACAGAAGTAA
- a CDS encoding DNA-binding protein translates to MALTRDFKDTILERVNRDAQFAQALLDEAATLFLNNETETARLILRDLVNATIGFEELAQKTEKPSKSLHRMLSQKGNPSMDNLAAIFGAVRTRLNVGIEAHSVKLPHSKQKSALVSATA, encoded by the coding sequence ATGGCACTTACAAGAGATTTTAAAGATACCATCTTAGAGCGAGTTAATCGCGATGCGCAATTCGCTCAAGCACTATTAGACGAAGCGGCAACATTATTCTTAAATAATGAGACTGAGACTGCTCGACTTATCCTTAGAGATTTAGTGAACGCAACAATTGGTTTTGAAGAACTTGCGCAAAAAACAGAAAAACCAAGCAAAAGCCTACATAGAATGCTTTCACAAAAAGGCAATCCAAGCATGGACAACCTAGCAGCTATTTTTGGTGCGGTACGTACACGCTTAAATGTTGGTATCGAAGCACATTCAGTAAAACTACCTCACTCAAAACAAAAGAGCGCACTAGTTTCTGCTACAGCCTAA
- a CDS encoding DUF6641 family protein, whose amino-acid sequence MSTLNTLKLVTAVKPQQMPDVVKRRYKLGNKLWEQIQLARSQFLNEPFKITKMKTVKNIDTGTSETVAVNKRIRPWWFNSDTGSLCITIKYGTKVIELAKGKPSIEVADKDQLISTLELVKKAVEAGELDQQIDQASGALRSNFKK is encoded by the coding sequence ATGAGCACATTAAATACTTTGAAGTTAGTCACAGCAGTTAAGCCGCAGCAAATGCCAGATGTTGTGAAACGTCGTTACAAGCTGGGCAATAAACTATGGGAACAGATTCAATTGGCACGAAGCCAGTTCTTAAATGAACCCTTCAAAATTACCAAGATGAAGACTGTCAAAAATATCGACACTGGCACTAGCGAAACCGTTGCTGTGAACAAGCGAATCCGTCCATGGTGGTTTAACAGTGACACTGGTTCGCTGTGCATAACGATTAAATACGGCACTAAAGTGATTGAGTTAGCCAAGGGCAAACCCAGCATTGAAGTCGCAGACAAAGATCAACTGATAAGTACATTAGAGCTGGTGAAGAAAGCAGTTGAAGCTGGAGAGCTAGATCAACAGATTGATCAAGCCAGTGGTGCACTTCGTAGCAACTTTAAGAAATAA
- a CDS encoding type III restriction-modification system endonuclease, giving the protein MERSQNIIRKAKEIANGMRGFDYETELLEDIGYRNSVIQITENQVLENIKRVQRLNDLNESQSVERPISVKAGYNLTIEMETGTGKTYTYIRTMYELHKQYGWSKFIVIVPSIAIREGAYKSFEVTQDHFQELYGHKIIPFIYNSGRPQDIEHFASDSRISVMIINTQAFNARGVDANRIKQELDQFGTRRPIDIIAQTNPIIIIDEPQSVDGPATLESMKDFKPLFTLRYSATHKVDYNKVFRLDALDAYNKRLVKKIQVKGINLKGSTGTTGYLYLEQIVLSTSKPPFAMLEFEKRDNIGVKKVRQKLSEGANLFELSGNLPAYKNHTISEISGYLNKVVIGGEDIYPGDILNDKDEHAFRRVQIRETIMSHLQKEKVLFDKGIKVLSLFFIDSVEKYRVYDEAGEQALGEYAQIFEEEYKHAVNDFVDLFHQEYNHYLHETDPTNVHKGYMPSNYLEYLKRDDAQKVHDGYFSIDKKGKSIDPTVKRGSEESDDISAYDLIMKDKERLLSFEEPKRFIFSHSALKEGWDNPNVFQICALKNAETGSQTRRRQEVGRGMRLCVDKRGVRQDFELIGDQVHDVNKLTVIASESYEAFAKGLQTEIAATLKDRPQKAEVKFFVGKVLFNKKDEEHRLTEDEANKLNKVLFKHDVIDEDDKITSLGRELIEQSKMPLPETLEPFRGAVAKLLKSIYTGESFKPEDERKTIVLTTNPNFKKKEFQDLWEKINFKTIYEVNFDTEKLISDSRGRINKDLHISYRTYEVKTGELKDGTREQMQEGALIVESERQNLKLKTDLYTNATYDIVGEIESQTNLTRLTVVDILKAIDSQKFYLLHKNPEEFIAKCSKLINEVKASLIINNIVYHKTEERYDAKTVFTNDKSALRDSELLKKHIYDYLTSDSKIESNFAKDLENSVEVIVYAKLPKSFYIPTPIANYSPDWAIVFDKEKVRHIYFVAETKGSDSDMDLRGIEQLKIHCAEKHFGSITGGVVKFCKVSSYDKLLEIVN; this is encoded by the coding sequence TTGGAGCGTAGTCAAAACATTATCCGAAAAGCAAAAGAAATTGCTAATGGGATGAGAGGTTTTGATTATGAGACAGAATTGCTGGAAGATATTGGTTATCGCAATAGCGTTATTCAAATCACTGAAAATCAGGTGTTGGAGAATATTAAGAGAGTACAGCGACTTAATGATCTTAATGAGAGCCAAAGTGTTGAGCGCCCAATTAGCGTAAAGGCTGGGTACAACCTTACCATCGAAATGGAAACTGGAACGGGTAAAACCTATACTTATATTCGCACTATGTATGAGTTACACAAGCAATATGGCTGGAGCAAGTTTATTGTCATTGTCCCTAGCATTGCGATACGTGAAGGTGCATACAAGTCATTTGAAGTAACGCAAGACCATTTTCAGGAACTATACGGCCATAAAATAATTCCTTTTATCTACAATTCAGGCCGCCCACAAGACATTGAACATTTTGCATCTGACAGCCGTATAAGTGTCATGATTATTAACACTCAAGCATTTAATGCAAGGGGCGTTGACGCAAATAGAATCAAACAAGAATTAGATCAGTTTGGGACAAGACGCCCTATAGATATTATTGCTCAAACTAATCCAATCATCATTATTGATGAACCGCAATCAGTAGATGGACCTGCAACCCTAGAAAGTATGAAAGATTTTAAGCCTCTTTTTACTCTGCGCTACTCAGCAACACATAAGGTCGATTACAACAAAGTTTTTAGATTGGATGCATTAGATGCTTACAACAAACGCTTAGTTAAAAAGATTCAAGTTAAAGGAATAAATCTTAAAGGCTCTACAGGTACAACGGGCTATTTGTATTTAGAGCAGATTGTTCTTAGCACCTCTAAGCCTCCTTTTGCAATGCTTGAGTTTGAAAAACGCGATAATATCGGAGTCAAGAAGGTTAGGCAGAAGTTAAGTGAAGGCGCAAACCTATTCGAGCTTTCTGGCAATCTACCTGCTTACAAAAATCACACTATTTCTGAAATAAGCGGCTACCTAAATAAAGTGGTAATCGGTGGTGAAGATATTTACCCGGGTGACATTCTGAATGACAAGGATGAGCACGCTTTTAGACGTGTGCAAATCCGCGAGACCATTATGTCGCACCTGCAAAAAGAAAAAGTTCTTTTCGACAAAGGCATCAAAGTTCTAAGTCTTTTCTTTATTGATTCAGTGGAAAAATATCGAGTTTATGACGAAGCTGGAGAGCAAGCTTTAGGCGAGTATGCGCAGATTTTTGAAGAAGAATACAAACATGCAGTGAATGACTTTGTAGATTTATTTCATCAAGAATACAACCATTACCTTCATGAAACAGATCCAACTAACGTTCATAAAGGCTACATGCCAAGCAATTACTTAGAATATCTGAAACGCGATGATGCTCAAAAAGTACATGATGGCTACTTTTCGATAGATAAAAAGGGCAAATCTATCGACCCTACGGTTAAACGCGGCAGCGAAGAGTCTGATGATATTTCTGCCTACGACCTAATAATGAAAGATAAAGAGCGCTTGCTAAGCTTTGAAGAGCCTAAGCGTTTTATATTTTCGCATTCAGCTTTGAAAGAGGGCTGGGACAACCCTAATGTATTCCAAATTTGTGCACTAAAAAATGCTGAGACTGGAAGCCAAACACGCAGAAGGCAGGAAGTTGGCCGAGGTATGCGTTTATGTGTAGATAAGCGTGGCGTTCGCCAAGACTTCGAACTAATTGGTGACCAAGTACACGATGTCAACAAGCTCACTGTTATTGCGTCTGAAAGCTATGAAGCATTTGCTAAGGGATTACAAACTGAAATTGCTGCGACACTTAAAGATAGACCACAGAAGGCAGAAGTTAAATTCTTTGTTGGTAAGGTATTGTTCAATAAAAAAGATGAGGAGCATCGCTTAACTGAGGATGAAGCTAATAAGCTTAATAAGGTTTTATTTAAGCACGATGTGATTGATGAAGATGACAAAATCACCTCCTTGGGCAGAGAGTTGATTGAGCAAAGTAAAATGCCGCTTCCGGAGACCTTGGAGCCCTTTAGAGGTGCTGTTGCTAAGCTTCTTAAGTCGATCTATACGGGAGAGTCCTTTAAGCCAGAAGACGAGCGCAAGACCATTGTGCTAACTACTAACCCCAACTTCAAAAAGAAAGAATTCCAAGACCTTTGGGAAAAGATCAACTTTAAGACTATATATGAAGTTAACTTTGACACAGAGAAGTTGATTAGCGATAGTCGCGGGCGTATTAATAAAGACTTGCACATTAGTTACCGCACCTACGAAGTTAAGACCGGTGAGCTAAAAGATGGCACCAGAGAGCAAATGCAAGAAGGTGCTTTGATTGTTGAGTCTGAACGCCAGAATCTCAAATTAAAGACCGACCTCTACACCAATGCTACCTATGACATTGTTGGCGAAATTGAATCACAAACAAATCTTACTCGACTTACGGTAGTCGATATTTTGAAAGCTATAGACTCACAAAAATTTTACTTGCTGCACAAAAATCCTGAAGAGTTTATTGCCAAATGCAGCAAGCTAATCAATGAGGTCAAAGCTAGTTTAATTATTAACAATATTGTTTATCACAAGACTGAAGAGCGTTATGATGCTAAAACGGTTTTCACAAACGACAAGTCAGCACTTCGTGATTCAGAGCTCCTCAAAAAGCACATTTATGACTATTTAACATCCGACTCTAAAATCGAATCTAATTTTGCTAAAGACCTTGAAAATAGTGTTGAAGTCATTGTGTATGCAAAACTACCTAAGAGCTTTTACATTCCTACACCAATCGCAAATTACAGCCCTGATTGGGCGATAGTGTTTGATAAGGAAAAGGTACGGCATATCTATTTTGTTGCTGAGACTAAAGGCTCAGATTCTGACATGGACTTACGTGGTATTGAACAGCTGAAAATTCATTGCGCTGAAAAGCATTTTGGTTCAATCACTGGTGGTGTGGTTAAGTTCTGCAAAGTCAGCAGTTACGATAAATTATTAGAAATCGTTAATTAA
- a CDS encoding site-specific DNA-methyltransferase, producing MDKLDMQSPNLVNQNFEKLAELFPNCVTEGADGKAIDFDLLKQEVNHAVVEGNKERYRLEWPGKREAIVTANLPITKTLRPVREDSVDFDNTENIYIEGDNLEVLKLLQQSYLGRVKMIYIDPPYNTGNDFVYKDNFSKDANTELLESGQKDESNNRLKANPETSGRYHSDWLSMIYPRLKLARNLLKDDGAIFISINDSEIANLRKLCDEVFGDDKFIACFVWKTRQASGKQIALSNSSQEHDYILCYGRTLNGIARDSTTYTNPDNDPRGIWAKHPLDVGSTKEERPNCFYDLVDPATNIRYPANPNRVWAFAPTSMAKLLEEGKIIFHPEGKTRPGLKKFFNELKTDSKPISTWLDRETFGIGFNTEGTKIVNELFDGEKFFDYPKPVSLIQLLIEQASDSDDLVLDFFSGSGTTAQAVWKSAEETGVSRKFILVQLPEQLSEDSSASKAGFKNICDIGKERIRRAGKKTIEAMGSKIDCGFRVFRLDESNMQDVYYSPQDYDQSKMDMFTDNVKLDRTADDLLAQVMLDWGLPLSLKIESIKISGKTVFKVADNSLYASFDQGLDEAFAKEIAKDKPLRVVFRDSGFKDNSAKTNVKQLLKQLSPETEMKVV from the coding sequence ATGGACAAACTTGATATGCAATCACCAAACTTGGTAAATCAAAACTTTGAAAAATTAGCAGAGCTCTTTCCCAATTGCGTTACAGAGGGTGCAGACGGTAAAGCGATTGATTTTGACTTACTTAAACAAGAGGTTAATCATGCTGTAGTGGAGGGCAACAAAGAGCGTTATCGTTTGGAGTGGCCTGGCAAACGTGAAGCGATTGTTACCGCTAATTTGCCTATAACTAAAACCTTGCGCCCTGTGCGGGAAGATTCAGTCGATTTCGATAATACTGAGAACATTTACATAGAAGGTGACAACCTTGAGGTGCTCAAGCTTTTGCAACAAAGCTATCTCGGCAGAGTCAAGATGATTTACATTGATCCACCCTATAACACTGGAAATGACTTTGTTTACAAAGATAATTTTTCAAAAGATGCCAATACTGAGCTTCTTGAAAGCGGTCAAAAAGATGAATCTAATAATCGCTTGAAAGCTAATCCGGAAACTTCAGGTCGTTACCATTCAGATTGGTTGTCAATGATATATCCAAGGCTCAAATTAGCTAGAAATTTATTAAAGGATGATGGAGCAATATTCATCTCAATTAATGATTCTGAAATTGCAAATTTAAGAAAGCTTTGTGATGAAGTATTTGGAGATGATAAATTTATTGCTTGTTTTGTTTGGAAAACTAGGCAAGCAAGTGGTAAACAGATTGCATTGAGTAATTCGTCCCAAGAGCATGATTATATTTTGTGTTATGGAAGAACATTAAATGGCATAGCTAGAGACTCAACAACATATACAAACCCCGACAATGATCCACGTGGCATATGGGCAAAGCATCCTTTAGATGTTGGCTCCACAAAAGAAGAGCGGCCAAATTGTTTTTATGACTTAGTTGACCCTGCTACAAATATAAGATACCCAGCAAATCCCAATCGTGTTTGGGCTTTTGCACCGACAAGCATGGCTAAACTACTGGAAGAAGGAAAAATTATTTTTCATCCAGAAGGCAAAACAAGGCCAGGTTTAAAGAAATTTTTCAATGAACTCAAAACCGATTCAAAGCCAATTTCAACATGGCTTGATCGTGAGACATTTGGAATTGGATTTAATACTGAAGGCACAAAAATTGTTAATGAATTGTTTGATGGCGAGAAATTTTTTGATTATCCAAAACCAGTTTCTTTAATACAGCTATTGATAGAGCAAGCATCTGATAGTGATGATCTTGTTTTAGACTTTTTTTCAGGGTCAGGAACTACAGCTCAAGCAGTATGGAAGAGCGCAGAAGAAACTGGAGTATCAAGAAAATTTATACTAGTTCAACTTCCGGAACAATTAAGTGAAGATAGTTCAGCATCAAAAGCTGGATTTAAAAACATTTGTGATATCGGTAAGGAGCGTATTCGCAGGGCAGGTAAAAAAACTATTGAGGCGATGGGCTCTAAAATTGACTGTGGCTTCAGAGTTTTTCGCTTAGATGAAAGTAACATGCAAGATGTTTATTATAGCCCTCAAGATTACGACCAATCTAAAATGGATATGTTTACTGACAATGTAAAACTTGATCGCACAGCAGATGATCTTTTAGCACAAGTTATGCTAGATTGGGGATTGCCGCTTAGCTTAAAAATTGAATCTATTAAAATCTCCGGAAAAACTGTTTTTAAGGTAGCTGATAATTCACTTTATGCTTCTTTTGACCAAGGCTTAGATGAAGCTTTTGCAAAAGAAATTGCCAAAGATAAACCACTGCGTGTGGTATTTCGGGATAGTGGTTTTAAAGACAACAGCGCAAAAACTAATGTAAAACAATTGCTAAAACAGCTTAGCCCTGAGACTGAAATGAAGGTTGTTTAG
- a CDS encoding DUF4391 domain-containing protein: MGYAIYQYPQKAYVNKPIPKTKFYENANIPKSIKDAFVSQIQQITWAYKLSPETINLTSTKSLLEIQVFNIQLKTSELDEKVLLSIDKAIFHPIIFQLYFDDKVQVKVAYKRINESDESKWLVEQYFSSEWISINQANEVKTNLPIALDLNGLYEQVLKELLTLKANDGEGIKEQTLRFGLIAQKQKEIEQLQRKIYKEKQFNRKVAMNGQLKKLELELQELIPETTEH, encoded by the coding sequence ATGGGGTATGCAATTTATCAGTACCCTCAAAAAGCCTATGTTAATAAGCCAATACCTAAAACTAAGTTTTATGAAAATGCCAACATTCCCAAGTCTATTAAAGATGCCTTCGTAAGTCAGATTCAGCAAATCACTTGGGCCTATAAACTATCCCCAGAAACAATTAACCTAACATCAACTAAAAGCCTTCTAGAAATACAGGTGTTCAATATTCAACTAAAAACATCAGAGCTTGATGAAAAAGTTTTGCTGAGTATAGATAAAGCGATTTTTCATCCTATCATTTTCCAGCTTTACTTTGATGATAAAGTACAAGTGAAAGTGGCTTACAAGCGAATCAATGAATCCGATGAATCTAAGTGGTTAGTGGAGCAATACTTTAGTTCGGAATGGATAAGTATCAATCAAGCAAATGAAGTAAAAACCAACTTACCTATCGCTTTAGATTTGAATGGTTTGTATGAGCAAGTCCTTAAAGAGCTTCTAACTTTGAAAGCGAATGATGGGGAAGGTATTAAAGAGCAAACTTTGCGTTTTGGTTTAATTGCTCAAAAACAAAAAGAAATTGAACAGCTTCAACGTAAAATATACAAAGAAAAACAATTTAATCGTAAAGTTGCTATGAACGGCCAACTTAAGAAACTAGAGCTAGAGCTGCAAGAACTTATTCCAGAAACAACAGAGCATTAA